One Manduca sexta isolate Smith_Timp_Sample1 chromosome 26, JHU_Msex_v1.0, whole genome shotgun sequence genomic region harbors:
- the LOC115454619 gene encoding protein amnionless: MYFYTNAVVIALVIIVASASTVKWVPNGSFNLPNNYKDGKLPCSKQTVVLPEVLSASVKLQSEIDVGGFVLPSEGYIILDGVVMLGDSGEENCTDGNAFYLERSTSAWNQAGAWSSSRFNAATPDSERLPCYYDKVEFPNSRYTARLPQLEQTVRVLKIGDKSYGTQSFRTWVSTEVDTEQNFVFNDYMSTGVSVRYMVCTHKFGCPCQENPIEIDCSVKYCTQPTCVAPVKPPGFCCKVCGGYITFEVDDMFNRKAFEELVDKMVSSYSSNLVYHIGFTPVKRSRTVLLVVVEEGEYTGRSAEVINDIDRSVDRDWFKGQKQAFYSGSPLSKAGMGGKIFVSVFFIVILVLSSIYLYYYKLPTVEVPFLNRGTRGMFRFQRRSDSVVSLTSRRDSTTIGGVRTAFRNPLYDSKRGRVQVAESVVEE, from the coding sequence ATGTACTTCTACACAAACGCGGTTGTTATTGCATTAGTGATTATTGTCGCCTCGGCCTCCACGGTCAAATGGGTGCCCAATGGAAGTTTCAATTTACCGAACAACTACAAAGATGGTAAACTTCCGTGCTCGAAGCAAACCGTTGTATTACCAGAAGTGTTATCCGCCTCCGTGAAGCTGCAATCAGAAATCGATGTCGGCGGATTTGTCCTGCCTTCTGAAGGATATATTATCCTGGACGGTGTCGTGATGCTTGGAGACAGCGGGGAAGAAAACTGTACAGATGGGAATGCATTCTATTTGGAAAGATCAACCTCTGCGTGGAATCAAGCTGGTGCTTGGAGTTCTTCAAGGTTTAACGCAGCCACACCTGATTCTGAAAGGTTACCGTGTTATTATGACAAAGTCGAATTTCCGAATTCGAGATACACTGCTCGGTTACCACAGTTAGAACAAACTGTCAGAGTTTTAAAGATCGGCGATAAATCGTATGGCACACAATCGTTTCGAACCTGGGTTTCGACTGAGGTGGACACagaacaaaattttgttttcaacgATTACATGTCAACTGGAGTGTCTGTTAGGTATATGGTATGCACTCACAAGTTTGGATGTCCGTGTCAAGAAAATCCTATAGAAATTGACTGCAGCGTCAAGTATTGCACGCAGCCGACTTGCGTCGCGCCGGTGAAGCCGCCCGGATTCTGCTGCAAGGTCTGCGGAGGTTACATCACGTTTGAAGTAGACGACATGTTCAATAGGAAGGCTTTCGAAGAGCTTGTCGACAAAATGGTCAGTAGTTACAGTTCGAACCTTGTTTACCACATAGGATTCACGCCGGTGAAACGTTCAAGAACTGTATTGCTTGTGGTAGTGGAGGAAGGGGAATACACCGGCCGCAGCGCTGAAGTCATCAACGATATAGATCGCTCCGTGGATCGCGATTGGTTCAAGGGGCAGAAACAAGCATTCTACAGCGGCAGTCCCTTGTCCAAAGCCGGTATGGGCGGGAAGATATTTGTGTCAGTGTTCTTCATTGTCATTTTGGTTTTAAGTTCCATATATTTGTATTACTACAAATTACCGACAGTGGAAGTGCCTTTCTTGAATAGAGGTACAAGAGGGATGTTCAGGTTCCAAAGAAGGTCGGATAGCGTCGTGTCATTGACCAGCAGGAGGGATTCTACTACCATAGGGGGAGTTCGCACCGCTTTTAGAAATCCATTGTATGACTCGAAAAGGGGGCGTGTGCAGGTCGCTGAGTCAGTCGTCGAGGAGTAA